A DNA window from Mastomys coucha isolate ucsf_1 unplaced genomic scaffold, UCSF_Mcou_1 pScaffold21, whole genome shotgun sequence contains the following coding sequences:
- the Opa3 gene encoding optic atrophy 3 protein isoform X2, producing MVVGAFPMAKLFYLGIRQVSKPLANRIKDAARRSEFFKTYICLPPAQLYHWVEMRTKMRIMGFRGTTIKPLNEEAAAELGAELLGEATIFIVGGGCLVLEYWRHQTQQRNKEEEQRAAWNALQDEVGRLALALEALQAQAQAMPSLSALEELREELQEVRGQVCNAHCTPKCQVASSKK from the exons ATGGTGGTTGGAGCATTCCCCATGGCGAAGCTGTTCTACTTAGGCATCCGGCAGGTTAGCAAGCCGCTGGCCAACCGCATCAAGGATGCCGCCCGCCGCAGCGAGTTCTTCAAGACCTACATCTGCCTGCCGCCAGCCCAAC TGTACCACTGGGTGGAGATGCGGACCAAGATGCGCATAATGGGTTTCCGGGGCACAACCATCAAGCCGCTGAAtgaggaggcagcagcagagcTGGGTGCTGAGCTGCTGGGTGAGGCCACCATCTTCATTGTGGGCGGAGGCTGCCTGGTCCTGGAGTACTGGCGCCACCAGACTCAGCAGCGCaataaggaggaggagcagcGGGCAGCCTGGAACGCGCTGCAGGATGAGGTGGGCCGCCTGGCACTGGCCCTAGAGGCACTGCAGGCTCAGGCACAAGCAATGCCCTCCCTGAGTGCCCTGGAGGAGCTACGGGAGGAGCTGCAGGAGGTGCGTGGCCAGGTCTGCAATGCTCACTGTACTCCCAAGTGCCAGGTAGCATCTTCCAAGAAATAG
- the Opa3 gene encoding optic atrophy 3 protein isoform X1 produces the protein MVVGAFPMAKLFYLGIRQVSKPLANRIKDAARRSEFFKTYICLPPAQLYHWIEMRTKMRIMGFHAEAIKPLNEDAAAELGANLLGEAIVFATAGSCLLLEFWRQKSSKHRREAARVATVLSLQEDVIHLEDVLDELQVQVQAALPRSALDELRAELRAELREELRAELQAELQVELKEFKTQICEDLYEPELEPKPQCPEAPEK, from the exons ATGGTGGTTGGAGCATTCCCCATGGCGAAGCTGTTCTACTTAGGCATCCGGCAGGTTAGCAAGCCGCTGGCCAACCGCATCAAGGATGCCGCCCGCCGCAGCGAGTTCTTCAAGACCTACATCTGCCTGCCGCCAGCCCAAC TGTACCACTGGATAGAGATGCGGACCAAGATGCGCATCATGGGCTTCCATGCTGAGGCCATCAAGCCACTGAATGAGGACGCAGCAGCCGAGCTGGGTGCAAACCTGCTGGGTGAAGCGATCGTCTTTGCCACCGCGGGCAGCTGTCTGCTGCTAGAGTTCTGGCGCCAGAAGTCATCGAAACACCGCAGGGAAGCGGCGCGCGTGGCCACGGTACTGTCTCTGCAGGAGGATGTGATCCACCTGGAGGACGTGCTAGACGAgttgcaggtgcaggtgcaggcaGCATTGCCCAGGAGCGCACTGGATGAGCTGCGGGCAGAGCTGCGGGCAGAGTTGCGAGAGGAGCTGCGGGCGGAGCTGCAGGCAGAGCTTCAAGTGGAGCTGAAGGAGTTCAAAACCCAGATTTGTGAAGATCTCTATGAGCCGGAGCTTGAGCCTAAACCCCAGTGCCCTGAGGCCCCGGAGAAGTAG
- the Opa3 gene encoding optic atrophy 3 protein isoform X3, whose product MYHWIEMRTKMRIMGFHAEAIKPLNEDAAAELGANLLGEAIVFATAGSCLLLEFWRQKSSKHRREAARVATVLSLQEDVIHLEDVLDELQVQVQAALPRSALDELRAELRAELREELRAELQAELQVELKEFKTQICEDLYEPELEPKPQCPEAPEK is encoded by the exons a TGTACCACTGGATAGAGATGCGGACCAAGATGCGCATCATGGGCTTCCATGCTGAGGCCATCAAGCCACTGAATGAGGACGCAGCAGCCGAGCTGGGTGCAAACCTGCTGGGTGAAGCGATCGTCTTTGCCACCGCGGGCAGCTGTCTGCTGCTAGAGTTCTGGCGCCAGAAGTCATCGAAACACCGCAGGGAAGCGGCGCGCGTGGCCACGGTACTGTCTCTGCAGGAGGATGTGATCCACCTGGAGGACGTGCTAGACGAgttgcaggtgcaggtgcaggcaGCATTGCCCAGGAGCGCACTGGATGAGCTGCGGGCAGAGCTGCGGGCAGAGTTGCGAGAGGAGCTGCGGGCGGAGCTGCAGGCAGAGCTTCAAGTGGAGCTGAAGGAGTTCAAAACCCAGATTTGTGAAGATCTCTATGAGCCGGAGCTTGAGCCTAAACCCCAGTGCCCTGAGGCCCCGGAGAAGTAG
- the Opa3 gene encoding optic atrophy 3 protein isoform X4 yields the protein MRTKMRIMGFHAEAIKPLNEDAAAELGANLLGEAIVFATAGSCLLLEFWRQKSSKHRREAARVATVLSLQEDVIHLEDVLDELQVQVQAALPRSALDELRAELRAELREELRAELQAELQVELKEFKTQICEDLYEPELEPKPQCPEAPEK from the coding sequence ATGCGGACCAAGATGCGCATCATGGGCTTCCATGCTGAGGCCATCAAGCCACTGAATGAGGACGCAGCAGCCGAGCTGGGTGCAAACCTGCTGGGTGAAGCGATCGTCTTTGCCACCGCGGGCAGCTGTCTGCTGCTAGAGTTCTGGCGCCAGAAGTCATCGAAACACCGCAGGGAAGCGGCGCGCGTGGCCACGGTACTGTCTCTGCAGGAGGATGTGATCCACCTGGAGGACGTGCTAGACGAgttgcaggtgcaggtgcaggcaGCATTGCCCAGGAGCGCACTGGATGAGCTGCGGGCAGAGCTGCGGGCAGAGTTGCGAGAGGAGCTGCGGGCGGAGCTGCAGGCAGAGCTTCAAGTGGAGCTGAAGGAGTTCAAAACCCAGATTTGTGAAGATCTCTATGAGCCGGAGCTTGAGCCTAAACCCCAGTGCCCTGAGGCCCCGGAGAAGTAG